From a single Paramormyrops kingsleyae isolate MSU_618 chromosome 14, PKINGS_0.4, whole genome shotgun sequence genomic region:
- the znf410 gene encoding zinc finger protein 410, which yields MLSDELDPKPELLVEFVQNASIPLGHGLEESDPKDTCLPLLPASDSSLCSQLQLTEGSLSHADSPSLSEYEGDREPLVVQLQPHRGVALSPSPSPPSILHDLQHSDSTSFILLNLAKGLAASAEPLVFVQDEAEQEVSAGDGVDGSAPWYLRVQELAHDSLIAATRAQLAKDAKASNNNEHLHSYPSEGPKKETPLEDERPTPERTLRCTFEGCRRTFTWPAHLKYHLKTHKNDRTFRCGAEGCGKSFYVLQRLQVHMRTHNGEKPFICMEKGCGKKFTTAGNLKNHKRTHTGEKPFLCEAVGCGRSFTEYSSLRKHMLVHSGEKPHQCGICGKTFSQSGSRNVHIRKRHSGSAADRQASKDAGEALTHSSLLEDRGVAGDNMVAMTTSMEPMSLHQTMLRVQGDSLVEDSPSASVVVLSQPHDLVTMATEGHGYGEEVVALLQ from the exons ATGCTCTCTGATGAACTGGACCCCAAACCCGAG CTGCTGGTCGAGTTTGTACAGAACGCCTCGATTCCTCTGGGGCACGGATTGGAAGAGTCTGACCCCAAAGACACTTgcctacctctgcttccagcttCTGACAGCTCCCTATGTAGCCAGCTTCAGCTGACCG AGGGCAGTCTGAGCCATGCGGACTCTCCATCGCTGTCGGAGTATGAGGGTGACCGGGAGCCCCTGGTGGTCCAGCTGCAGCCCCACCGTGGGGTGGCACTGTCTCCAAGCCCCAGCCCACCCTCCATCCTGCATGACCTGCAGCACTCAGACAGCACCTCCTTCATCCTGCTCAACCTGGCCAAAG GGCTGGCCGCCTCAGCCGAACCACTGGTGTTCGTTCAGGATGAGGCGGAGCAGGAGGTGTCCGCGGGCGACGGTGTCGATGGCAGCGCCCCCTGGTACCTGCGCGTTCAGGAGCTGGCTCATGACAGCCTGATCGCCGCCACACGTGCCCAGCTGGCCAAGGACGCCAAAGCCAGCAACAACA ACGAGCACCTGCACAGCTACCCATCTGAGGGACCAAAGAAAGAGACTCCGCTTGAGGATGAGCGCCCCACCCCAGAGAGAACCCTGCGATGCACCTTCGAGGGCTGCCGGAGAACCTTCACCTGGCCAGCACACCTCAAGTACCACCTCAAAACCCACAA AAATGACCGGACGTTCCGCTGCGGCGCCGAGGGCTGCGGCAAGAGCTTTTACGTGCTGCAGCGGCTGCAGGTGCACATGCGCACGCACAACGGCGAGAAGCCCTTCATATGCATGGAGAAGGGCTGCGGCAAGAAGTTCACCACCGCCGGCAACCTCAAGAAccacaagcgcacacacaccg GTGAGAAGCCTTTCCTGTGTGAAGCAGTAGGCTGTGGGCGTTCCTTCACAGAGTACTCCAGTCTGCGCAAACACATGCTGGTGCACTccg GCGAGAAGCCCCATCAGTGCGGCATCTGCGGGAAGACGTTCTCCCAGAGCGGAAGCAGAAACGTTCACATCCGGAAGCGGCACAGCGGCTCAGCGGCCGATAGACAAGCCAGCAAGGACGCCG GGGAAGCACTAACGCACAGCAGCCTGCTGGAGGACCGCGGGGTGGCAGGCGACAACATGGTCGCCATGACGACCTCCATGGAGCCCATGAGCCTTCACCAGACGATGCTGCGAGTGCAAGGAG ATTCCTTGGTGGAAGACAGTCCCTCCGCCTCTGTAGTTGTTCTCTCCCAAccacatgacctggtcaccaTGGCGACAGAAGGGCACGGCTACGGGGAAGAGGTTGTGGCGCTGCTGCAGTAG